Proteins encoded by one window of Tubulanus polymorphus chromosome 7, tnTubPoly1.2, whole genome shotgun sequence:
- the LOC141907995 gene encoding uncharacterized protein LOC141907995 — protein sequence MYYLLLALLAFSAASVPNVAAYTHEFKDYREFLNDPEFNFIMCPMKCFCDDEKVYCRNANYTRIPQEFSKAISELALDGNRLQTLTRNSLDRYRYLRTLNLYDNHLDYIEPGTFTNLKYLRYLNLGRNRLEYLASSMFDGLHKLRTINLQANGLRVVPDVVKSFARLNDLNLGENRIVELPKDTFVKNPKIRLLNVSHNAIATMHREVLKPLTHLRYFLINDNPLGDAGSELDLTANRRLYFIDMSDTMLRAVPKNLPATLFDLRLPRNLIDWIYVEDFKNTTALDILILNNNAITHIDDAALVNSTNLRELWLNHNKLQRMPSLPSSLRSLYADFNEIYEIQRKTFASCPRLEFLSMQKNKIRDIEAESFKNLSLRSVDLSANRILELKTFTFCDLKNLEKLDLSVNPLVKLDAQSMHNVDNLRVLQMARTNEKSRREFDDGGSDLDMLERMAHLTHLDLFNSSGIAKKWIASRKVLRKVQDLNLMFNELITLPQDLPMYVPQIRNIKLAGNNWHCNASLIWFHYWIKRFPNLFFARHHIVCYTPFKLRYRPIFTVPVHEFRRVKGPPSDKPPFPKCDQCDDNAAKPEEGSPENDDVEGSTTTGKHGEPVKHSGTRHDENEDIGGPLDPRVVEPATDRDDGLIIETHTTKPDSKPEIVSRTRTKDPEEVESVIHEKPKEDIEETADIQVAPEDVKTTVQSAPEKLPEQQTPEQTIELKKTEASIDIKADESESKANIDVIDKTKPTSHIDVDNEIAGIDVDVKTSENTSDEKQNVNVDIDVKETVELKGKTTFKQLEPTKASIIKLTTKILEGDDMPKVTKPVKQLEMGEITNDNEVDDVVSSIVNGHIIDEKETPEDNLKGEDVIENEGVEDKDTKVESKEKSETEVKSDVLIDIGKSDTRVDIDVIDETAPTPHTDIDIVDQKLENEGEEEKDTKEESKEKSETEVKTEVLIDINKSDTKVDIDVIDETAPQTDIDKADLNLTDTSVINEASIDNNVDKSDVTIDVIDEIVPTSRIDVEDKIAGINVDVKPSEITSGESQGDNLDIIEIEGKRKTTFKELEPTKATITKLTTKILEGNDLPKVTKPLKQLEKGDKVNEVVDDNVVSSIVKSDINEKDETSKEDLKGEDLMGKELTNEKEFVDTREESKVKLETYENDQDEGKVNEFGESGSGMEPLIHKEEVEMEIDDGDEENNWGDATEDTVKEKQSEFSSGTFEENNKQKLEDNKESEKRLTTIVEETQENNLEGGQEEKSDELLTEGTPIAHVDSDQEESGEAITDESNVAKMINKENAVTDDENMDRKTGLQAIKEFKVEDEKIEEKEPAKKTGLQIIKEYNVDESISKESEKHTQSLEEIEPEERETGLQEIKEFQVDENIESPTEGKISTTETGSKTGDFRNKETGLQTIQEFHVDENIDETPDDIDIIPKRMTTKTLESSRNFTTKKVTKVLEGKTSVKPSFKTTKFKTLEGKSTVHGKDHSTKHFLRTGTTKSIKRWTTRRPNMDSSLHAILKGQTTPPRDDIETLTIPDKSTVADSPVDSKNVDLHKSEDENTNTKQDTTYQEQLKKDEQVWQMMGKMFGF from the exons ATGTATTATTTGCTATTGGCGTTGCTCGCGTTTTCGGCGGCGTCCGTGCCGAACGTCGCCGCCTACACGCACGAATTCAAGGACTACCGCGAATTTCTCAACGATCccgaattcaatttcatcatgTGCCCGATGAAATGCTTTTGCGACGACGAAAAGGTCTACTGTCGCAACGCGAACTACACGCGTATCCCGCAGGAATTCAGCAAAGCGATCTCCGAACTGGCTCTGGACGGGAACCGACTACAGACCCTGACGCGCAACAGTCTGGACAGGTACCGGTACCTACGCACGCTGAATCTATacgataaccatctagattaCATCGAGCCGGGCACGTTTacgaatttgaaatatctgcgATACCTGAATCTAGGGCGTAATCGTTTGGAATACCTGGCTAGCAGTATGTTTGACGGGCTGCACAAGCTGCGCACGATCAACCTTCAAGCGAACGGCCTACGCGTCGTTCCCGACGTCGTCAAATCGTTCGCGCGTCTCAACGATCTGAATCTCGGCGAAAACCGCATCGTCGAATTGCCGAAGGACACTTTCGTCAAAAATCCGAAAATCCGTCTGCTCAACGTGAGTCACAACGCGATCGCGACGATGCACCGAGAAGTTCTGAAACCGCTGACGCATTTACGGTACTTTCTCATCAACGATAATCCGTTGGGCGACGCCGGCAGCGAGTTGGACTTGACCGCGAATCGGCGTCTGTACTTCATCGACATGTCCGATACGATGCTCCGCGCCGTCCCGAAGAATCTGCCGGCGACGCTGTTCGACTTGCGTCTGCCGCGCAATCTCATCGATTGGATCTACGTCGAAGACTTCAAAAACACGACCGCGTTGGACATTTTGATCTTGAACAACAACGCGATAACACACATCGACGACGCGGCGCTGGTCAACTCGACGAATCTACGCGAATTGTGGCTGAATCACAATAAACTACAGCGCATGCCGTCATTACCGTCTAGTCTGCGCTCGCTTTACGCCGACTTCAACGAAATCTACGAAATCCAACGCAAGACGTTCGCGTCGTGTCCGCGTTTGGAGTTCCTATCGATGCAAAAGAACAAGATTCGCGACATCGAAGCAGAGAGCTTCAAGAACTTGTCGCTGCGATCGGTCGACTTGAGCGCGAATCGAATTCTCGAGTTGAAAACGTTCACGTTCTGCGACCTGAAGAACCTCGAGAAACTCGACTTGTCGGTGAACCCGCTCGTCAAACTGGACGCGCAGAGCATGCACAACGTCGACAATCTACGCGTGCTTCAAATGGCGCGAACAAACGAGAAATCTCGACGCGAATTCGACGATGGCGGCTCCGATTTGGACATGTTGGAACGCATGGCCCATCTGACACACCTCGACTTGTTTAACAGTTCCGGAATCGCCAAAAAATGGATCGCCTCGAGAAAAGTTCTCCGAAAG GTTCAAGATTTGAACTTGATGTTCAACGAACTGATAACTCTACCCCAAGACCTGCCGATGTACGTGCCTCAAATACGCAACATCAAACTCGCCGGCAACAACTGGCACTGCAACGCATCGTTAATCTGGTTCCACTATTGGATCAAACGTTTTCCGAACTTGTTCTTCGCGCGGCACCACATCGTCTGTTACACTCCGTTCAAGCTGCGTTACCGGCCGATATTCACTGTGCCCGTGCACGAATTCCGTCGCGTGAAAGGACCGCCGAGCGATAAGCCCCCATTCCCGAAATGTGACCAGTGCGACGACAACGCGGCCAAACCGGAGGAAG GATCACCGGAGAATGATGATGTTGAAGGTTCAACGACGACTGGTAAACACGGTGAGCCCGTTAAACACAGCGGTACGCGTCATGACGAGAACGAAGACATCGGCGGTCCGTTAGATCCGAGAGTCGTCGAACCGGCTACCGACCGCGACGACGGTCTCATCATCGAAACGCACACCACTAAACCGGACTCTAAACCGGAAATCGTAAGTCGAACACGCACGAAAGATCCAGAAGAAGTTGAATCGGTGATCCATGAAAAACCAAAAGAAGATATTGAGGAAACGGCTGATATACAAGTGGCACCCGAAG ATGTTAAAACAACCGTACAGAGCGCACCTGAGAAACTACCCGAACAACAAACACCCGAACAAACAATTGAACTGAAGAAAACTGAAGCATCAATTGATATAAAGGCTGATGAATCTGAAAGTAAAGCTAATATCGATGTCATAGATAAAACGAAACCGACTTCACATATAGATGTGGACAATGAAATAGCCGGCATCGACGTAGATGTAAAAACTagtgaaaatacttctgacgAAAAACAGAATGTAAACGTAGATATTGATGTTAAAGAAACCGTAGAGCTTAAGGGCAAAACAACGTTTAAACAGCTAGAACCCACTAAAGCGTCAATAATTAAACTCACTACTAAGATTTTAGAGGGTGATGATATGCCAAAGGTAACGAAACCTGTAAAACAACTAGAAATGGGTGAGataactaatgataatgaagtAGATGATGTAGTTAGTTCGATAGTTAATGGCCATATTATTGATGAGAAAGAAACTCCTGAAGACAATTTGAAAGGGGAGGATGTGATAGAAAATGAGGGTGTAGAAGACAAAGACACAAAAGTAGAAAGTAAAGAAAAATCTGAAACTGAGGTGAAAAGTGATGTGTTGATTGATATCGGTAAATCTGATACTAGAGTTGATATAGATGTCATAGATGAAACTGCACCTACACCTCATACAGATATTGATATAGTGGATCAGAAACTAGAAAATGAGGGGGAAGAAGAGAAAGACACAAAAGAAGAAAGTAAGGAAAAATCGGAAACCGAGGTTAAAACTGAGGTATTGATTGATATCAATAAATCTGATACTAAAGTTGATATAGATGTTATAGATGAAACTGCACCTCAAACAGATATAGATAAAGCAGATTTAAATCTTACTGATACATCAGTAATAAATGAAGCATCGATTGATAACAATGTTGATAAATCAGATGTTACTATAGATGTTATAGATGAAATTGTACCAACATCACGTATAGATGTCGAAGATAAAATAGCTGGTATCAACGTAGATGTAAAGCCTAGTGAAATTACTTCTGGAGAAAGTCAGGGTGATAATCTAgatataattgaaattgaaggtAAAAGGAAAACAACATTTAAAGAACTAGAACCGACTAAAGCTACGATTACAAAGCTCACTACTAAGATTCTTGAGGGTAATGATTTGCCAAAGGTAACAAAACCATTAAAACAACTTGAAAAGGGTGATAAAGTAAATGAGGTGGTCGATGATAATGTAGTGAGTTCGATTGTAAAGAGtgatatcaatgaaaaagatgaaactTCCAAAGAAGACTTGAAAGGAGAGGATCTTATGGGTAAAGAGTTGACAAATGAGAAAGAATTCGTAGATACAAGAGAAGAGAGTAAGGTTAAATTAGAAACATATGAGAATGACCAAGATGAGGGCAAAGTGAATGAATTTGGTGAATCTGGCTCAGGTATGGAGCCTTTAATCCATAAGGAAGAGGTTGAGATGGAAATTGATGATGGAGATGAAGAGAATAATTGGGGAGATGCAACAGAAGATACAGTTAAAGAAAAGCAATCCGAGTTCAGTAGTGGAACATTTGAAGAGAACAATAAACAGAAGCTcgaagataataaagaaagtGAGAAAAGATTAACAACAATCGTAGAGGAGACACAGGAGAACAATCTGGAAGGTGGACAGGAAGAAAAATCAGATGAATTGTTAACAGAGGGTACACCTATTGCCCATGTAGATTCAGATCAAGAAGAAAGCGGCGAGGCAATAACCGACGAAAGTAATGTAGCTAAGATGATTAATAAGGAAAACGCAGTTACAGATGATGAAAACATGGACAGAAAGACCGGGTTACAGGCAATTAAAGAATTTAAAGTCGAAGATGAAAAGATAGAAGAAAAGGAACCGGCCAAAAAGACAGGATTACAGATAATCAAAGAATACAACGTTGACGAAAGTATTAGCAAGGAGAGCGAAAAACACACGCAATCATTGGAGGAAATAGAACCGGAAGAGAGAGAAACCGGACTGCaagaaatcaaagaatttCAAGTAGACGAAAATATTGAGTCACCGACAGAAgggaaaatttcaacaacAGAAACGGGAAGTAAAACTGgagatttcagaaataaagaaaCCGGGTTGCAAACCATTCAGGAGTTCCACGTCGACGAAAACATCGACGAAACTCCTGATGACATCGACATCATCCCAAAGAGAATGACGACGAAAACTTTGGAAAGTTCTCGAAATTTCACCACGAAAAAAGTGACGAAAGTCCTCGAAGGAAAGACATCGGTGAAACCATCGTTCAAAACGACGAAATTCAAAACGCTCGAAGGAAAATCAACCGTTCACGGAAAGGATCATTCGACGAAGCACTTCTTGCGCACGGGAACAACAAAGAGTATCAAAAGATGGACGACGCGTAGACCAAATATGGATAGTTCACTTCATGCAATACTTAAAGGCCAAACGACACCTCCGAGGGATGATATCGAAACGCTAACTATACCTGACAAGTCGACTGTAGCCGATTCACCAGTCGATTCGAAAAACGTCGACTTGCACAAGTCCGAGGATGAGAATACTAATACAAAACAGGATACGACTTATCAAGAACAACTGAAGAAAGACGAACAGGTTTGGCAAATGATGGGCAAAATGTTCGGATTTTGA